The genomic region AGACGCCATGACCCCGCGCCTTTACGTGTTCTCGATTGACGGCAACCTCCGCCTCAAGGAAGCGCAGGAGTTGTTGTACAGTTCCAAGTACTCGCGCATTCCGGTCTACGACGGCACGTTGGACAACATCACAGGCATTCTCTACAAGACGAAGGCCCTGACGGAGCTCTCAAAAGGACATTTCGATTCCAAGCTCAAAGATATCGCCTATCCGCCGCTCTTCGTCCCGGCCGGAAAGACGGCCGACGATCTGATGAAACAGTTTCAGCAGGACAAACGCCACATGGCGGTGGTCGTCAACGAGTTCGGCGGGGTCATGGGCATCGTCACGCTCGAAGACCTCATCGAAGAAGTGGTCGGCGAGATCATGGACGAGACGGACATCACGGAAGAATTGATCAAGCGCATCGGAAAGAACCACATCCTGGTTCACGGCAGGACGGAAGTCCGGAAAGTGAACGATTTCCTGAAGGTCGAACTGGGCGATGAAGCGGTGACGATCGGCGGGCTCATCCAGCAGGAATTGGGCCGCATTCCGAAAGTCGGCGAGGAGCTCCGGATCGGCAACTGCCGCATCCTGATCCATGAAGCCGAGCCTCGGTCGATCAAGAGCGTGCAGATATTCCGAGAAGAGAAATCTCCCGTGTCGGTCGAAGCGCCGAATCTCAACCTCGTCGGTTGAGTTTTAGGCCTGTCCCTTCAACAACTCGGCGAACTCCCGCTCGTTCAAGACCGTTACCCCCAACTTTTTCGCCTGGTCCAGCTTGGATCCAGGATCCTCTCCCGCGACGACGTACGCCGTCTTCTTGCTCACGCTCGACGCGACCCGCGCGCCCCGGTCTTCAACCGCGCGTTGGGCGTCTTCCCGTGTAAAGTCCCGGAGTCCTCCGGTGAAGACGAATGTCTTCCCAGCCAGACCGGTTTGGCTGGCATGAGTCTGATCATTCCGCACCTCGATAATCACGAGCCCCCGGTCGCGCAAATCGCGGATGACGGCGCGGTTGTGTGGTTCGGAAAAGTAGGAGGCGAGACTGGCCGAAATCTCAGGACCGATTTCGAGCACTTGCTGGAACCTGGCTGCATCGGCCTCCATGACGCCGTCCAGGGATCCGAACTCTTTGGCCAGCACGCGAGCGATATGCTGACCGACTTGACGGATGCCGAGTCCCATCAGAAACCGATCGAGCGCGACCGTCTTGCTCCGCTCGATCGCTTCCAGAAGCAGCGTGGATGAACGGTCGGCAAACCCGTCCAGCGACAGTAATTGAGGCTTGGTCAAGACGAAGAGATCCGCCAAGGACCGCACCAATCCTTGATCCACGAGTTGCGCGACGGTTTTCCGGCCCACGCCGTCGATATCCAACGCCGCCTTGGAGGCGAAATGTTCGATGGCTCCCTTGATCTGCGCCCCACAGACCGATTGGCCCGTACAATAATAGTAGGCCCCTTCCCGCGCCACGGCCGACGCGCAGATCGGGCAATGATCCGGCATACGGAACGGCTCGGAACGCTGCTCCCCCGGAACGGGCACCCGTTCGGCAATGGCGGGAATGACGTCTCCGGCCCGCTCGACCTTGACCGTATCGCCCACGCGCACGTCTTTCCTCGCCACTTCGTCGGCGTTGTGCAGGGTCGCACGACTGATCGTGACGCCACCGACCTCGACCGGCCGAAGCAATGCCAGAGGAGTCAACGTGCCGGTTCGGCCCACGGAGACCGCGATGTCTTCGACCACCGTGATCTCCTTTCGGGGCGTAAACTTGAGCGCGACGGCCCAACGAGGGCTCCGCGACTTGAAGCCAAGACGTTCCTGGCTGTTCCGCTCGTCCACCTTGACGACGATCCCGTCGATCTCGTAGGGGAGGGCATCCCGGGCTGCTTCCGTTTCTTGATGATAGGCGATCACCTCGTCGATCGACCCGCAACGTCGGCGTAGTTGCGGAGCCGGTAACCCCCATTGCGCCAATGTGTCCAACTCGTCCCAGTGGGTTCTGATCGGTGGTCCCGATTGCCCCATGATTTCATAGCAGGTTACCGCCAATGGCCGGGACGCGGTGATCGTCGAATCCAATTGCCGGAGCGATCCCGCCGCTGCGTTACGCGGGTTTGCGAAGGCTTCTTCGCCCCGTTCCGTCATCCGCCGGTTCAACGATTGGAAATCGGCCAACCGCATGTAGACTTCGCCCCGGACGACCAAGCGGTCCGGTGCACCGGACTTCCCTGCCAGCTGCAGCGGTAGGGAACGGATGGTGCGCAAATTGACGGTCACGTCCTCCCCGGTCGTACCGTCACCCCTGGTTGCCCCGCGAGTAAACGCCCCTTGTTCATAGACCAATTCAACCGATAGCCCGTCGAATTTCGGCTCTGCCGTGTAGCCGACCGACTCCGCCTGCAACTCCCGTTTCATACGTTGGTCGAATGCCAGAATGTCCGCCCGTTCTACGATCGAATCGAGGCTTAACATGGGCTGTTCGTGCCGAACTTTTACTAGTTCACTGAGGGGAGCACCTCCGACGCGCTGGGTGGGGGAATCGGCCGTGATCAGATCCGGATGGTCCTGCTCCAGCCGGCTCAATTCCCTGAACAGGCTGTCATAGGCTCCGTCGGAAATCTCCGGGCGATCCTTGACGTAGTAGAGGAAATCGTGGCGGCGGATTTCCTCCCGCAACTCATGCAGTCGCTTCTGGATATCGTCGGTGGCCATGCGTTTGAGGGGATGAACCTGCGATGTTCGTCCTGACGTGACGAGGCCCGGGTAGCCGAGCACGGACGGGACGGTAGCATAGGGTCGGGGAGACGGTCAAACAGCCAGGCGCCGATAACCCTTTGACTTTCGCCGCGTTAGCCACTATGGTATGGGACCCCGTCAAGCTGGGTGAGAAGGGTTCGGCGGCCACGATTAATAAGAAGTATGGCTGCCGGAGGAGCGCTTCACTTGGTCGGAGGAGGATTCCATGAAGGAGGAGCAACGAGTGAATACGGTGATCGCGACGTCCGGTGTGAAGGCAATGATCCTGATCTGCGGAGGGTTCATATTGAGCGGATGCGTCCTTTCCGAGAAGTATGAAGCGGAAAAAGCGCGCAGTCTGAACTTTCAGCGCCTGCTGTCGCAGGAAGAGAAACGGACGGCCGAACTCGACAACGAAGTCAAGCGCTCCAAGAAGGAACTTGCGGAATATGAAGCGAGAAACCGCGAATTAACCGCTCAGGTACAGGCAGTTCGTGAACAAATGGGCCGCGTACAGGAAGAGGCCGACGCGATCAAGGAAGCAGCATTACTTGAACGAAAGGCCCGGGCCGATATGAAGCGGATCCCGCCGGCGCCCAAGGTCCACGCGGCTCCGCCGGTCGAAGCCACGCCAGGCATGGGCGAGTTGAGCGCGTCCTCCATGAGCGGCTTGCCCGAGGAGGCCGCCGCTTCAGCGGCTCAAATGGAAACGGCCGCCGCAGCAGGACA from Nitrospira japonica harbors:
- a CDS encoding hemolysin family protein, translated to MDIAILLGLIVLSAVISTAEIGFFSVNETKLRALAQNHNARAKMALRLRSDPQKLLSTILVGDRLVGTAIPMYATFLTLNAYGERTFFDDTIAVVVGLLTFVLLVSVDVIPKTLAAKFAVPVTLSMAYPVYGVQVVLRPVLFIMVPLIYKLTGGKGLTLPLVTEEELKIMLEEGGKAGAIEVEKVKMIKNVFQLKDITAEDAMTPRLYVFSIDGNLRLKEAQELLYSSKYSRIPVYDGTLDNITGILYKTKALTELSKGHFDSKLKDIAYPPLFVPAGKTADDLMKQFQQDKRHMAVVVNEFGGVMGIVTLEDLIEEVVGEIMDETDITEELIKRIGKNHILVHGRTEVRKVNDFLKVELGDEAVTIGGLIQQELGRIPKVGEELRIGNCRILIHEAEPRSIKSVQIFREEKSPVSVEAPNLNLVG
- the ligA gene encoding NAD-dependent DNA ligase LigA, producing the protein MATDDIQKRLHELREEIRRHDFLYYVKDRPEISDGAYDSLFRELSRLEQDHPDLITADSPTQRVGGAPLSELVKVRHEQPMLSLDSIVERADILAFDQRMKRELQAESVGYTAEPKFDGLSVELVYEQGAFTRGATRGDGTTGEDVTVNLRTIRSLPLQLAGKSGAPDRLVVRGEVYMRLADFQSLNRRMTERGEEAFANPRNAAAGSLRQLDSTITASRPLAVTCYEIMGQSGPPIRTHWDELDTLAQWGLPAPQLRRRCGSIDEVIAYHQETEAARDALPYEIDGIVVKVDERNSQERLGFKSRSPRWAVALKFTPRKEITVVEDIAVSVGRTGTLTPLALLRPVEVGGVTISRATLHNADEVARKDVRVGDTVKVERAGDVIPAIAERVPVPGEQRSEPFRMPDHCPICASAVAREGAYYYCTGQSVCGAQIKGAIEHFASKAALDIDGVGRKTVAQLVDQGLVRSLADLFVLTKPQLLSLDGFADRSSTLLLEAIERSKTVALDRFLMGLGIRQVGQHIARVLAKEFGSLDGVMEADAARFQQVLEIGPEISASLASYFSEPHNRAVIRDLRDRGLVIIEVRNDQTHASQTGLAGKTFVFTGGLRDFTREDAQRAVEDRGARVASSVSKKTAYVVAGEDPGSKLDQAKKLGVTVLNEREFAELLKGQA
- a CDS encoding LysM peptidoglycan-binding domain-containing protein; protein product: MKEEQRVNTVIATSGVKAMILICGGFILSGCVLSEKYEAEKARSLNFQRLLSQEEKRTAELDNEVKRSKKELAEYEARNRELTAQVQAVREQMGRVQEEADAIKEAALLERKARADMKRIPPAPKVHAAPPVEATPGMGELSASSMSGLPEEAAASAAQMETAAAAGHGPTIHVVKPGETLYRISRRYGVKLETLRKWNKLPDDIIEVGQKLIVGQE